One Chrysiogenia bacterium DNA segment encodes these proteins:
- a CDS encoding arginine decarboxylase, pyruvoyl-dependent gives MYVPTRCFLTKGVGRHREKLSSFEMALRHAGIAEYNLVSVSSIYPANCKVISRAQGKKLMTPGQIVHVVMSRQETNEPNRLVAASVGMAMPKDTKMYGYLSEHHSYGEKERKAGDYAEDLAAEMLATVLGVEFNADQSWDEKREVWKISDKIVRTRNITQSAVGHAQGMWTTVVAACVLLP, from the coding sequence ATGTATGTCCCCACACGCTGTTTCTTGACCAAAGGTGTTGGTCGCCACCGTGAGAAGCTCTCGAGCTTCGAGATGGCCCTCCGCCACGCCGGCATCGCCGAATACAACCTCGTCAGCGTTTCGAGCATCTACCCGGCCAACTGCAAGGTGATCTCGCGCGCCCAGGGCAAGAAGCTGATGACCCCCGGCCAGATCGTCCACGTCGTGATGTCCCGCCAGGAGACCAACGAGCCCAACCGCCTGGTGGCGGCTTCGGTTGGCATGGCCATGCCCAAGGACACGAAGATGTACGGTTATCTCTCCGAACATCATTCCTACGGCGAAAAAGAGCGCAAGGCCGGCGACTATGCCGAGGATCTGGCCGCCGAGATGCTGGCGACGGTTCTGGGCGTGGAATTCAACGCCGACCAGAGCTGGGACGAAAAACGCGAGGTCTGGAAGATCTCCGACAAGATCGTCCGCACCCGCAACATCACCCAGTCGGCCGTGGGCCATGCCCAGGGCATGTGGACCACCGTGGTCGCCGCCTGCGTGCTGCTCC